One Aegilops tauschii subsp. strangulata cultivar AL8/78 chromosome 7, Aet v6.0, whole genome shotgun sequence genomic window carries:
- the LOC120968167 gene encoding uncharacterized protein isoform X1, which produces MSLLPLFLRPAARFLGPFVAGRPAEAAATVLHRAGMLPRNRALRRLVRDDLLDAGGHDCIARLVVSVYKEIKRCTYYGWGIPWPESPTTPVAEPPATAAPEPAAAEPPPPTEAVPSPPSAAHSPAPLAQAHRSSAITIGHQRWIHSRALAVFRGRLHPLHRLHPYP; this is translated from the exons ATG TCTCTGCTACCGCTGTTCCTGAGGCCGGCGGCGCGGTTCCTGGGGCCGTTCGTGGCGGGCCggccggcggaggcggcggccacGGTGCTGCACCGCGCCGGCATGCTCCCTAGGAACCGGGCGCTGCGGCGGCTCGTCAGGGACGACCTGCTCGACGCCGGCGGCCACGACTGCATCGCGCGTCTCGTCGTCAGCGTG TACAAGGAGATTAAAAGATGCACATATTATGGATGGGGTATCCCCTGGCCGGAGTCTCCAACCACGCCGGTGGCCGAGCCCCCAGCCACTGCCGCGCCCGAGCCCGCTGCAGCCGAGCCACCGCCACCTACAGAAGCTGTGCCATCACCACCCTCAGCCGCGCACTCACCCGCCCCCCTGGCCCAAGCCCACCGCAGCTCCGCCATCACTATCGGTCACCAACGCTGGATCCACAGCCGCGCCTTGGCCGTCTTCCGCGGCCGTCTCCATCCACTGCACCGCCTCCATCCATATCCCTAA